The Nycticebus coucang isolate mNycCou1 chromosome 2, mNycCou1.pri, whole genome shotgun sequence genome includes a window with the following:
- the FAM166A gene encoding protein FAM166A yields the protein MTATHKHNLFTPEPHYIPGYAGFYPQLRYQVGNTYGRTTAQLLTDPSVRKSPCSVLSPMSKPKFIEDFSKSKPPWIPCRDLNEPYIPHYTSLKPYKNFAILGQLPPQEVNIPEPPVENISRQVVLPAGFMPYPPYPPCPPGRKVDSRDLGHPGLRLAYGEEAWKSTVPVPEAPGRYQLYHCRRNEYPPPAHPQQTLDVGRFQRLPQLDHPNLIQRKAISGYAGFVPQFTWVMGVNYRDGVTQAMDEFDKKQFLFRNPICALGERLPKTHWPTNNVYSSQGLIPFYTGFVPSMQDNYALTFGNSTRRAYQKELERRNHTL from the exons ATGACAGCTACTCATAAACACAACCTCTTCACGCCAGAACCTCACTACATCCCTGG CTATGCTGGCTTCTACCCCCAGCTGCGCTACCAGGTGGGGAACACCTATGGGCGCACCACAGCACAGCTGCTCACGGACCCCAGTGTGCGCAAGAGCCCCTGCTCCGTGCTGTCCCCCATGTCGAAGCCCAAGTTCATCGAGGACTTCAGCAAGTCCAAGCCTCCCTGGATTCCCTGCCGGGACCTGAATGAACCTTATATCCCCCACTACACCA GTCTGAAGCCCTACAAGAACTTTGCGATCCTGGGCCAGCTCCCACCCCAGGAAGTGAACATCCCAGAGCCACCAGTAGAAAATATATCCAGACAAGTTGTGCTACCTGCAGGCTTCATGCCCTATCCCCCCTACCCACCATGCCCACCAGGAAGGAAGGTAGACTCCAGGGACCTGGGACACCCAGGCCTGCGGCTGGCATATGGAGAAGAGGCCTGGAAGAGCACTGTCCCCGTCCCTGAAGCCCCAGGGCGATACCAG CTGTACCACTGCAGGAGGAATGAGTACCCACCCCCGGCCCACCCGCAGCAGACACTAGACGTAGGCAGGTTCCAGCGGCTGCCTCAGCTGGACCACCCCAATCTGATCCAACGGAAAGCCATCTCAG GGTATGCTGGTTTCGTCCCCCAGTTCACTTGGGTGATGGGGGTGAATTACCGTGACGGGGTCACACAAGCTATGGATGAATTTGACAAGAAGCAG TTCCTGTTCAGAAATCCCATCTGTGCCCTGGGTGAGAGGCTGCCGAAGACACACTGGCCTACCAACAACGTCTACAGCAGCCAGGGCCTGATTCCTTTCTACACAGGGTTTGTACCAT CCATGCAGGACAACTACGCGCTGACGTTTGGCAATAGCACTCGCAGGGCCTATCAGAAGGAACTGGAGAGGCGAAACCACACACTATGA
- the TUBB4B gene encoding tubulin beta-4B chain, which translates to MREIVHLQAGQCGNQIGAKFWEVISDEHGIDPTGTYHGDSDLQLERINVYYNEATGGKYVPRAVLVDLEPGTMDSVRSGPFGQIFRPDNFVFGQSGAGNNWAKGHYTEGAELVDSVLDVVRKEAESCDCLQGFQLTHSLGGGTGSGMGTLLISKIREEYPDRIMNTFSVVPSPKVSDTVVEPYNATLSVHQLVENTDETYCIDNEALYDICFRTLKLTTPTYGDLNHLVSATMSGVTTCLRFPGQLNADLRKLAVNMVPFPRLHFFMPGFAPLTSRGSQQYRALTVPELTQQMFDAKNMMAACDPRHGRYLTVAAVFRGRMSMKEVDEQMLNVQNKNSSYFVEWIPNNVKTAVCDIPPRGLKMSATFIGNSTAIQELFKRISEQFTAMFRRKAFLHWYTGEGMDEMEFTEAESNMNDLVSEYQQYQDATAEEEGEFEEEAEEEVA; encoded by the exons ATGAGGGAGATCGTGCACCTGCAGGCCGGGCAGTGCGGCAACCAGATCGGCGCCAAG TTCTGGGAGGTGATCAGCGATGAGCATGGCATCGACCCTACCGGCACTTACCATGGGGACAGCGACCTGCAGCTGGAGCGCATCAACGTGTACTATAATGAGGCTACCG GTGGCAAGTACGTGCCCCGTGCCGTGCTCGTGGATCTAGAGCCTGGCACTATGGACTCAGTGCGCTCCGGCCCCTTCGGGCAGATCTTCAGGCCGGACAACTTCGTCTTCG GTCAGAGTGGTGCCGGAAACAACTGGGCCAAGGGGCACTACACAGAAGGTGCAGAGCTGGTGGACTCAGTGCTGGATGTTGTGAGGAAAGAGGCTGAGAGCTGTGACTGCCTGCAGGGCTTCCAGTTGACCCATTCCCTGGGTGGGGGGACTGGATCTGGGATGGGCACCCTTCTCATCAGTAAGATCCGGGAGGAGTACCCAGACAGAATCATGAACACGTTCAGTGTGGTGCCCTCACCCAAGGTGTCGGACACGGTGGTTGAACCCTACAATGCCACCCTCTCAGTCCATCAGCTTGTAGAAAACACAGACGAGACCTATTGCATTGATAACGAAGCCCTCTATGACATCTGCTTCAGAACCCTAAAGTTGACTACGCCCACGTATGGTGACCTGAACCACCTGGTGTCTGCCACCATGAGTGGGGTTACCACTTGCCTGCGCTTCCCAGGCCAGCTTAATGCTGACCTGCGGAAGCTGGCTGTTAACATGGTCCCTTTTCCCCGCCTGCATTTCTTCATGCCTGGTTTTGCCCCACTGACCAGCCGGGGCAGCCAGCAATACCGAGCTCTGACGGTACCTGAGCTCACCCAACAGATGTTTGACGCCAAGAACATGATGGCCGCTTGCGACCCCCGCCATGGCCGCTACCTAACAGTGGCTGCTGTGTTCAGGGGCCGCATGTCCATGAAGGAGGTGGATGAGCAAATGCTTAATGTCCAAAACAAGAACAGCAGCTATTTTGTTGAGTGGATCCCCAACAATGTGAAAACAGCTGTCTGTGACATCCCACCCCGGGGTTTAAAAATGTCTGCCACCTTCATTGGCAACAGCACAGCCATCCAGGAGCTGTTCAAGCGCATCTCTGAGCAATTCACAGCCATGTTCCGGCGCAAGGCCTTCCTGCACTGGTACACTGGTGAGGGCATGGACGAGATGGAGTTCACTGAGGCTGAGAGCAACATGAATGACCTGGTGTCTGAGTACCAGCAGTACCAGGATGCCACAGCTGAGGAGGAGGGCGAGTTTgaggaggaagctgaggaggaGGTGGCATAG